The following proteins are co-located in the Vidua macroura isolate BioBank_ID:100142 chromosome 29, ASM2450914v1, whole genome shotgun sequence genome:
- the LOC128820549 gene encoding claw keratin-like: MSCSSLCVPSCGVVTPAPLADTCNEPCVRQCPDSTVVIQPPASVVTFPGPILSSFPQQSTVGSAGAPYVGAGSGGAFGSRGGYGAFGGLGGFGGYGGFGGYGSFGGFGGSGICGRGSRSFGGSCGPC; encoded by the coding sequence atgtcctgctccagcctgtgtgtccccagctgcGGGGTGGTCACCCCGGCCCCTCTGGCTGACACCTGCAACGAGCCCTGCGTGCGGCAGTGCCCCGACTCCACGGTGGTCATCCAGCCCCCGGCCTCGGTGGTCACCTTCCCCGggcccatcctcagctccttcccgcAGCAGAGCACTGTGGGCTCGGCCGGAGCTCCCTACGTGGGAGCCGGCTCCGGGGGCGCCTTTGGAAGCCGTGGGGGCTATGGGGCCTTTGGGGGCCTTGGGGGCTTTGGGGGCtatggaggttttgggggttaTGGCAGCTTTGGCGGTTTTGGGGGCTCTGGGATCTGTGGCCGTGGGTCCAGGTCCTTCGGGGGCTCCTGTGGGCCCTGCtaa